In a single window of the Trueperaceae bacterium genome:
- a CDS encoding type II toxin-antitoxin system PemK/MazF family toxin: protein MGCGLRNDGRRRRRRARPPRRRRARRRFRRLDLVKQVRRYEIHLVNLDPTQGSEMQKTRPCVVVSPDEMNRHVRTVMIAPMTSTQRPYPTRVDLTFQRKRGQVVLDRIRTVDKARLVRRLGVLPEAHARDVARILQEMFAYGEA, encoded by the coding sequence GTGGGGTGCGGCCTTCGAAACGATGGCCGCCGCCGGCGACGACGCGCCCGTCCTCCCCGACGGCGTCGAGCCCGACGTCGATTCCGACGACTGGACCTGGTGAAGCAGGTCCGCCGGTACGAGATCCACCTGGTGAACCTCGACCCCACGCAGGGGTCGGAGATGCAGAAGACGCGACCGTGCGTCGTCGTCTCGCCGGACGAGATGAACCGGCACGTGCGCACGGTGATGATCGCGCCGATGACCTCCACGCAGCGCCCCTACCCGACACGCGTGGACCTCACCTTTCAGCGGAAACGGGGTCAGGTCGTACTGGATCGGATCCGGACCGTGGACAAGGCCCGATTGGTCCGACGTCTGGGCGTGCTGCCCGAAGCCCACGCACGCGACGTGGCGCGCATCCTGCAAGAGATGTTCGCGTACGGCGAGGCCTAG
- a CDS encoding AbrB/MazE/SpoVT family DNA-binding domain-containing protein, translating into MKVKLVRIGNSRGVRIPASVIKECGFHDELEMRVEDGAVVLEPTRGVRAGWGAAFETMAAAGDDAPVLPDGVEPDVDSDDWTW; encoded by the coding sequence ATGAAGGTCAAGTTGGTCAGGATCGGTAACTCGAGGGGGGTCCGCATCCCCGCTTCGGTGATCAAGGAATGCGGGTTCCACGACGAGCTCGAGATGCGGGTCGAGGACGGCGCCGTCGTCCTCGAGCCGACGCGAGGCGTGCGCGCGGGGTGGGGTGCGGCCTTCGAAACGATGGCCGCCGCCGGCGACGACGCGCCCGTCCTCCCCGACGGCGTCGAGCCCGACGTCGATTCCGACGACTGGACCTGGTGA
- a CDS encoding SDR family oxidoreductase produces MSDASTFEPGGLAVVVGASGAIGGALADRLEQDPRFAQVLRLSRTGEPRLDLTDETTIQAAAEAAKGTGLPVRLVIDATGFLHDEDQRPEKTWRHLDRAKLAKAFDLNAIGPALVMKHFLPLLPRDGRVVFATLSARAASLSENTIGGWYGYRASKAALNALVRSAAAELGRKAKGSICVALHPGHVESKLSAPFGAGGHTSYDPDEAAANLIGVLDALEPAQSGGFFDETGVAIPY; encoded by the coding sequence ATGAGCGATGCGAGCACGTTCGAACCCGGAGGCCTCGCGGTCGTCGTCGGCGCGTCCGGCGCGATCGGAGGGGCGTTGGCCGACCGCCTGGAGCAGGACCCGCGCTTCGCGCAGGTGCTGCGGCTCTCGCGCACCGGCGAGCCGCGCCTCGACCTGACCGACGAGACCACGATCCAGGCGGCCGCGGAGGCCGCCAAGGGGACCGGCCTCCCGGTCCGCCTGGTGATCGACGCGACCGGCTTCCTGCACGACGAGGACCAACGCCCCGAGAAGACCTGGCGGCACCTCGACCGCGCGAAGCTGGCCAAGGCGTTCGACCTGAACGCGATCGGACCGGCGCTGGTGATGAAGCACTTCCTGCCGCTGCTGCCGCGCGACGGACGGGTCGTGTTCGCGACGCTGTCGGCGCGCGCGGCGAGCCTGAGCGAGAACACGATCGGTGGTTGGTACGGCTACCGCGCCAGCAAGGCCGCCCTCAACGCGCTCGTGCGCAGCGCCGCCGCGGAGCTCGGCCGCAAGGCCAAGGGCTCGATCTGCGTCGCGCTGCACCCCGGGCACGTCGAATCGAAGCTGTCGGCCCCGTTCGGGGCGGGCGGGCACACCAGCTACGACCCCGACGAGGCGGCCGCGAACCTGATCGGCGTGCTCGACGCCCTCGAACCGGCGCAGTCCGGCGGGTTCTTCGACGAGACCGGCGTCGCGATCCCCTACTGA